The DNA window TTCCTTTATTGCTAGCACAATTGTAAATCATATAAATGCACCGAGTGAATTATTTACTGTGGGGTTTGGGACCATGTTACCATCTGGGGAGGTTGTAATCTCTAGAAGTTGGCTTAAGGGTGTACctgtcaggatagatggtagagaattatttgtagacctgattgtattagatttatttgattttgatgtaaTCTTGGGCATGGATTTTCTTACCAAATATGGAGCATCAATTGACTGCAAGCAAAAGAAAGTTGTTTTCACACCAGAAGATGGAGAGACTTTCGAGTTCAGGGGGGTAGGAAAGAAACCCCGCACTCCTATTATTTCGGCAATGAAGGCTGGGCAACTATTGCagcgtgggtgcttagggtatctagttaatgtggttgatgacaccaagaaaattgaaagaaagccGGAGGAAACACGGGTAGTTGCTGAGTTTCTTGATGTATTTCCAGAGGAGTTACCCGGGTTACCACCACACAGAGAAATCGAATTTGTGATAGAATTAGTGCCCGGAACAGCACCAGTTTCCCGCGCACCATATAGGATGGCACCATCTGAATTGAAAGAACTCAAAATACAGTTGGAAGAATTGCTTAAGTTAGGGTTTATCAGACCTAGCTACTCTCCGTGGGGCGCACCAGTTctatttgttaaaaagaaagacggtactatgagaatgtgcatagatTATCGAGAACTGAACAAGGTGACTATAAAGAATCGGTACCCATTACCGAGGATTGACGACTTGTTCGACCAGCTTCAAGGGAAAAAGgtattttctaagattgatcttcgttcaGGATACCATCAGCTAAGAATCAAAAATGAAGACATACCGAAGACAGCCTTCAGAACGAGATACGGACATTACGAGTTCATggtgatgtcatttggacttACAAATGCCCCAGCAGCTTTTATGGACCTCATGAATCGAGTCTTCAAGGAATATCTGGATCAGTTTGTCATTGTATTCATAGATGATATACTGATTTATTCTAAGACAGAGGAGGAACATGAGGAGCACTTACGCTTGACCTTACAGCGACTGAGAGAACATCAATTGTATGCCAAGTAcaaaaaatgtgagttctggttgtccgaggttgcATTTTTGGGCCACATTATCCCTAACGGGGGAATAAAAGTAGATCCTGCTAAGGTTGCTGCAGTGAAAGAATGGCCTAGACCAAAGACCGCCTCAGAGGTTCGAAGCTTGGGTTTAGCGAGCTATTATAGAAGGTTTGTTGAGGGGTTCTCAAAGATAGCCACACccttaacagaattaactaggaagaatctaaaattttcctggtcagacaagtgtgagcaaagcttccaagagttgaagaatagacttatttcagcaccaatcctcagtttaccaacagaagagggacaatttgcggtatattgtgacgcatctaaacaagggttgggttgtgttctaatgcaagaagggaaggtaattgcttacgcttcaaggcaattaaaagaatacgaacagagatacccgacacatgacctagagttagccgcagtggtttttgcactaaaaatttggcgtcattatctctatggagtgaaatgtgaaatctacaccgatcataagagtttaaagtactttttcacccagagggagttaaacatgaggcagaggagatggttggagctagtcaaagactacgactccgagataatgtaccatcccggtaaagccaatgtggtagcggatgcactTAGCCGTAGAGGTCCCGGACTAGTTTCCACTTTACAAGGAGTATCAAGGGAATTAGTGGAAGACATGGAACGAGCTGGTATAGAGTTTATTACAGGGCAACTTGCAAAGGTCACACTTCAATCCactttgttagaaagaattaaggaggggcagacgacagatcaaaagctcagtgaactaaagcaagaaattttgaatagtaacgccaaagattatgaaatatcagacacgggattaattcggttcaagggacgaatttatgtgcccgataatgatgagctcaagaaggggatattgatagaagctcatactacaccttattcagttcatcccgggaccactaaaatgtaccatgacctaaaagcattgtattggtggcctggtatgaaaaaggatgtagttgaatttgtggtcaaatgcttaacatgtcaacaagttaaagcaGAGCATCAAAGACCAGCGGGATTGTTACAACCACTGAAGctccctgaatggaagtgggaagagatttccatggattttgtgactggattacctaagactacaaagcaacatgacgccatttgggtagtcgtcgataggtatacaaaatctgcccattttctaccagtacgcatgacttactccatggaccattttgctgaactttatgtgaatgagattgtgagattacatgggGCACCGTATTCTATTGTTTGTGATCGAGATGCTCGGTTCACTTCGTCTTTTTGGGAAAGCTTACAGAGAGCAATGGGAACTCGATTGAAGTTCAGCACTGCATATCATCCAGAGACAGATGGTCAGACTGAGAGAACAAATCAGATCTTGgaagatatgttgagggcatgtgtgatagatttccaaggatcatggagcaaatacctgcctttgattgaattttcttacaacaacagctatcagaTCAGTCTACTATCGGGGTAGCACCCTATGAGATGTCGTATGGAAGAAAACGCAGGTCTCCACTGCATTGGGATGAGTTGGGAGAGAACAAACTCCTAGGGCCAGATGCAGTTCAGCACACCAACGAAGCTATTCAGAAGATCAGGGCTAGAATGATCACAGCTCAGAGCAGACAGAAATCTTACGCAGACCTGAAGCGGAGGGACATTGAGTTCGAAGTGGGTGATCATGTGTTTCTTCGAGTGACACCACGAAAAGGACTCTCAGTGAAGAGATTTGGCAAGAAAGGGAAACTAAGTCCCAGATATGTTGGTCCATTTCAGATATTGGACAGAGTAGGCAGTGTAGCTTATAGAATAGCTTTACCGCCATCATTATCTGGGGTGcacaatgtatttcatgtatctcaactccagaaatatgtgtcagacccatcgcatgttttgagctataaaacactgggtttgcaggaagatttgtcctacaatgaacgtccggtaaagattcttgatcaaaaggataggattttgagaaataagacaattaccttggtgaaagtcctatggagaaacagcgtggttgaggaagctacttgggagctagagtctgatatgcgagaacaatatccagaattatttgagtaaaatttcgggacgaaattttcttttagagggggataattgtaatatccgctaactccgaaagggtatttttgtaattttatttagctgagagtaatttttttttatttattttattttacatatttatggatttaaatatgtatgggattatttttatgatgatataatatttgattttattggcatgtgcataatgcctaatagatatatatgtctggatattgttatatgggcatattattattattattattattattattattattattattattattattattattattatcattgttattatatataaacttaCACGAAGAAGAAGTTATTTACGCATGAACGGAACACACGAACCGAATGCCTAATTTGgtggaatgggaatcgctccacttcggttcaatgcgatattttgcttgggtttaaacacgatagaaattaggttttaaactctattttcgttcacccaaaacagagaaccaacgagagagagagagagagagagagagagagcacgtatacggcgtatacgataccgaaaattttcgtttcttcaagcggagtgaaacctgggtgaacgtgggggtttgggatcacttatatacgacctaaggaagctttttaacgtggtataaggggtggaagtcgtcgttttaagattcgccatttttgaagcttcaaaggtgcggcttagttacggactcgaattcgaacgtgtttaagcttgttcttgggtcaagggaggttatatttgagtgcatgggaccctaaggattgtttttgacgtaagaaaacgaagctttaacgtccaaaacgaaaatccaaaattttggactccattaaagacggtacaccgccaacgaagaagacaaccccgatctgccttctccgaccacttttcttgatcgttttgaggtcctgagcattgtggagagcttccccaatcgaaaggacgcttcaagagcaatcggagacaaagttacactttaccggcgacgaaaccgacgagaacgcCGACGACCGCGTTCTGACCGTTTCTGAggtgtttttcttagatatttttgtatattttgactccttattttattctaaggtgcttggtgaagtttcataattttctgaatttatttggaattattgtgaattatttagtataattcatagattaattatgaaatatacttagattactcagaaaaatctaaatatattttatatgattatttatgagatataaactattgcaaaattggtagattcgaatttcggttaattttgtatttttcatgaattatttgtgttatttattaaattaattatgaaaaatacttaggttgctcagaaaaatctagatttattttatatgatggactatgatatataaactattataaaattggtagattgaattttcaggcgattatgtatttttcatgaattattgatgttatttcttattttaattatgaaaaatacctaggttgcttagaaaattcaaagaaaattatttatgacttattacggattataaagtgtattagaagagttagatttggtttttaatcaattttggtatttttcatgaatttacttaattaatgcttaagttaattatgaaaaatagataagtgttgttaaaatagtaaaatgtatttttgaaataccatttactatctatgatatcaaaaggaatagcttttattttttattagt is part of the Cannabis sativa cultivar Pink pepper isolate KNU-18-1 chromosome 5, ASM2916894v1, whole genome shotgun sequence genome and encodes:
- the LOC133038227 gene encoding uncharacterized protein LOC133038227: MPPRRSVRVGRGRGRGQGQGRDDGGINEPPQAPQGWEERIAALEGIIHRQDEELRQLRRQPEPPVQIRQDAENRDPPAAVVYPATEARHELLAERFRKQHPPEFEGGIDPVVAEEWMSRIESILQMLRVDGNDRVKCASYMLRKDARIWWEVVEQTKNVDTMNWDDFKRVINEKYYNSAVLAAKVDEFTGLVQGSLTVTEYAQKFDRLAKFAPDLVPTDRVRAHRFVEGLKPMVARDVEIVSRGQFSYAQVVEMALTAERSENKIWKENAARRESKKGGANSNDHKKRGQDQSGQPSQDKRYKSDNDQRFNGSSGRNIPECPKCTKRHLGECRAKACYKCGKEGHIKRNCPLWGQTGNRAEPKKDDKYVPARVFAITQAEAEASPSVVSGQILMANTTCKVLFDSGATHSFIASTIVNHINAPSELFTVGFGTMLPSGEVVISRSWLKGVPVRIDGRELFVDLIVLDLFDFDVILGMDFLTKYGASIDCKQKKVVFTPEDGETFEFRGVGKKPRTPIISAMKAGQLLQRGCLGYLVNVVDDTKKIERKPEETRVVAEFLDVFPEELPGLPPHREIEFVIELVPGTAPVSRAPYRMAPSELKELKIQLEELLKLGFIRPSYSPWGAPVLFVKKKDGTMRMCIDYRELNKVTIKNRYPLPRIDDLFDQLQGKKVFSKIDLRSGYHQLRIKNEDIPKTAFRTRYGHYEFMVMSFGLTNAPAAFMDLMNRVFKEYLDQFVIVFIDDILIYSKTEEEHEEHLRLTLQRLREHQLYAKYKKCEFWLSEVAFLGHIIPNGGIKVDPAKVAAVKEWPRPKTASELSDQSTIGVAPYEMSYGRKRRSPLHWDELGENKLLGPDAVQHTNEAIQKIRARMITAQSRQKSYADLKRRDIEFEVGDHVFLRVTPRKGLSVKRFGKKGKLSPRYVGPFQILDRVGSVAYRIALPPSLSGVHNTILSDISGNRGVTVRNEFQENNVRF